Proteins encoded together in one Candidatus Binatia bacterium window:
- a CDS encoding MFS transporter: MRANESDAGVTPEQRSTASEPGPYANYVLFVLVLVYVFNFLDRQIVSILAERIKAHLGVTDAHIGFLYGTAFAVFYAVFGIPLGRLADVWDRRKLIAIGLAFWSAMTALSGLARNFGQLAAARIGVGVGEASASPAAFSLLSDTFPPARRATALAIYSSGIYVGAGLGLFIGGLIVDGWDSAWAGLEPPLGLHGWQVAFLAVGLPGLLLALWVATLREPVRGAMDGIVARPEPHPWREFGRELRAVVPPLTLLHLVLERAGARVVAWNVIAAALCAVGAAFLTAWLGTPAQWIALGIGVYAAVSWAQALALRDRPAFSLILRTPALTCSNLGFSFLAFTGYGLGFWVAPFLVRVHGASEAEVGLILGGTSAVAGWLGVTLGGVLADRWHRLRPDGRILVGIVTAIAPAPFAIWLLTTESTWLVYVLSVPLSLASAMWIGPGASTVQDLVLPRMRASASAAYLLTVTFIGLALGPYGIGRLSAALGDLRLAMLIALLANVIAALLLWRAARNVERDRATMLDRARAAGEQGV; the protein is encoded by the coding sequence GTGCGCGCGAACGAGAGCGACGCCGGAGTCACGCCGGAGCAGCGAAGCACCGCGAGCGAGCCAGGACCGTACGCGAATTATGTGCTTTTCGTCCTGGTCTTGGTCTACGTCTTCAACTTCCTCGACCGGCAGATCGTCTCGATCCTCGCCGAGCGCATCAAGGCGCACCTCGGCGTCACCGACGCGCACATCGGCTTTCTCTACGGCACCGCCTTCGCGGTGTTCTATGCCGTGTTCGGCATCCCGCTCGGACGCCTGGCGGACGTCTGGGACCGCCGGAAGCTGATCGCGATCGGGCTCGCGTTCTGGAGCGCGATGACCGCGCTCTCCGGGCTCGCGCGCAACTTCGGCCAGCTCGCCGCGGCGCGCATCGGCGTCGGCGTCGGGGAGGCGAGCGCGTCGCCGGCCGCGTTCTCGCTGCTCTCCGACACCTTCCCGCCCGCGCGCCGCGCGACGGCGCTCGCGATCTACTCGAGCGGCATCTACGTCGGCGCGGGTCTCGGGCTCTTCATCGGCGGGCTGATCGTCGACGGCTGGGACTCGGCGTGGGCGGGGCTCGAGCCGCCGCTTGGCCTGCACGGCTGGCAGGTCGCGTTCCTCGCGGTCGGGCTGCCGGGGCTGCTGCTCGCGCTCTGGGTCGCGACGCTGCGCGAGCCGGTGCGCGGCGCGATGGACGGCATCGTCGCACGGCCCGAGCCGCACCCGTGGCGCGAGTTCGGACGCGAGCTGCGCGCCGTCGTGCCGCCGCTCACGCTGCTGCACCTCGTGCTCGAGCGCGCGGGCGCGCGCGTCGTCGCGTGGAACGTCATTGCCGCCGCGCTGTGCGCGGTCGGCGCGGCTTTCCTCACCGCGTGGCTCGGAACGCCCGCGCAGTGGATCGCGCTCGGGATCGGCGTCTACGCTGCGGTGTCGTGGGCGCAGGCGCTCGCGTTGCGCGACCGTCCGGCGTTCTCGCTCATCCTGCGCACGCCGGCGCTCACGTGCTCGAACCTCGGCTTCTCGTTCCTCGCCTTCACGGGCTACGGGCTCGGCTTCTGGGTGGCGCCGTTCCTCGTGCGCGTGCACGGCGCGAGCGAGGCGGAGGTCGGTCTCATCCTCGGCGGCACGTCGGCGGTGGCGGGCTGGCTCGGCGTCACGCTGGGCGGCGTCCTCGCCGACCGCTGGCACCGCCTGCGACCCGACGGCCGCATCCTCGTCGGCATCGTGACCGCCATCGCGCCGGCGCCGTTCGCGATCTGGCTGCTGACCACCGAGAGCACCTGGCTGGTCTACGTGCTGAGCGTGCCGCTGTCGCTCGCGAGCGCGATGTGGATCGGCCCGGGCGCGTCGACGGTGCAGGACCTCGTGCTGCCGCGCATGCGCGCGTCGGCGTCGGCCGCGTACCTGCTGACGGTGACCTTCATCGGGCTCGCGCTCGGGCCGTACGGCATCGGTCGGCTGAGCGCCGCGCTCGGCGATCTGCGGCTCGCGATGCTGATCGCGCTGCTCGCGAACGTGATCGCGGCCCTCTTGCTGTGGCGCGCCGCGCGCAACGTCGAGCGCGACCGGGCGACGATGCTCGACCGCGCGCGCGCCGCGGGCGAGCAGGGGGTGTGA